The proteins below come from a single Cricetulus griseus strain 17A/GY chromosome 6, alternate assembly CriGri-PICRH-1.0, whole genome shotgun sequence genomic window:
- the Ehf gene encoding ETS homologous factor isoform X1 — MILEGSGVMNLNPANNLLHQQPAWTESYPTCNVSSGFFGGQWHEIHPQYWTKYQVWEWLQHLLDTNQLDASCIPFQEFDISGEHLCSMSLQEFTRAAGSAGQLLYSNLQHLKWNGQCSSDLFQSTHNVIVKTEQTDPSIMNTWKEENYLYDPSYGSTVDLMDSKTFCRAQISMTTSSHLSVESPDMKKEQDHPVKSHTKKHNPRGTHLWEFIRDILLSPDKNPGLIKWEDRSEGIFRFLKSEAVAQLWGKKKNNSSMTYEKLSRAMRYYYKREILERVDGRRLVYKFGKNARGWRENEN; from the exons ATGATTCTGGAAGGAAGTGGTGTAATGAATCTCAACCCAGCCAACAACCTCCTCCACCAGCAGCCAGCCTGGACGGAAAGCTATCCTACATGCAACG TTTCCAGTGGCTTTTTTGGAGGTCAGTGGCATGAAATCCATCCTCAGTACTGGACCAAATACCAGGTGTGGGAATGGCTGCAGCACCTCCTGGACACCAACCAGCTGGATGCCAGCTGCATCCCTTTCCAGGAGTTTGACATCAGCGGAGAGCACTTGTGCAGCATGAGTCTACAGGAGTTCACGAGGGCTGCTGGCTCTGCTGGGCAGCTGCTCTACAGCAACTTGCAGCATCTCAAGTGGAATG GCCAGTGCAGCAGTGACCTTTTCCAGTCCACACACAATGTCATTGTCAAGACTGAACAAACTG ATCCTTCCATTATGAacacatggaaagaagaaaactatCTCTATGACCCCAGCTATGGTAGCACAGTAG ATTTGATGGATAGTAAAACTTTCTGCCGGGCTCAAATCTCCATGACAACCTCCAGTCACCTTTCAGTTG AGTCACCTGATATGAAAAAGGAACAAGACCACCCTGTAAAGTCCCACACCAAAAAGCACA ACCCAAGAGGGACTCACTTATGGGAGTTCATTCGAGACATTCTTCTGAGCCCAGACAAAAACCCAGGGCTGATCAAATGGGAAGACCGTTCAGAAGGCATCTTCAGGTTCCTGAAGTCAGAGGCCGTGGCTCAGCTGTgggggaaaaagaagaacaaTAGTAGTATGACATATGAGAAGCTCAGCCGGGCCATGAG ATACTACTACAAACGAGAAATCCTGGAACGTGTGGATGGGCGACGGCTGGTCTATAAATTTGGGAAGAATGCTCGTGGATGGAGAGAAAATGAGAACTGA
- the Ehf gene encoding ETS homologous factor isoform X2: protein MILEGSGVMNLNPANNLLHQQPAWTESYPTCNVSSGFFGGQWHEIHPQYWTKYQVWEWLQHLLDTNQLDASCIPFQEFDISGEHLCSMSLQEFTRAAGSAGQLLYSNLQHLKWNGQCSSDLFQSTHNVIVKTEQTDPSIMNTWKEENYLYDPSYGSTVESPDMKKEQDHPVKSHTKKHNPRGTHLWEFIRDILLSPDKNPGLIKWEDRSEGIFRFLKSEAVAQLWGKKKNNSSMTYEKLSRAMRYYYKREILERVDGRRLVYKFGKNARGWRENEN from the exons ATGATTCTGGAAGGAAGTGGTGTAATGAATCTCAACCCAGCCAACAACCTCCTCCACCAGCAGCCAGCCTGGACGGAAAGCTATCCTACATGCAACG TTTCCAGTGGCTTTTTTGGAGGTCAGTGGCATGAAATCCATCCTCAGTACTGGACCAAATACCAGGTGTGGGAATGGCTGCAGCACCTCCTGGACACCAACCAGCTGGATGCCAGCTGCATCCCTTTCCAGGAGTTTGACATCAGCGGAGAGCACTTGTGCAGCATGAGTCTACAGGAGTTCACGAGGGCTGCTGGCTCTGCTGGGCAGCTGCTCTACAGCAACTTGCAGCATCTCAAGTGGAATG GCCAGTGCAGCAGTGACCTTTTCCAGTCCACACACAATGTCATTGTCAAGACTGAACAAACTG ATCCTTCCATTATGAacacatggaaagaagaaaactatCTCTATGACCCCAGCTATGGTAGCACAGTAG AGTCACCTGATATGAAAAAGGAACAAGACCACCCTGTAAAGTCCCACACCAAAAAGCACA ACCCAAGAGGGACTCACTTATGGGAGTTCATTCGAGACATTCTTCTGAGCCCAGACAAAAACCCAGGGCTGATCAAATGGGAAGACCGTTCAGAAGGCATCTTCAGGTTCCTGAAGTCAGAGGCCGTGGCTCAGCTGTgggggaaaaagaagaacaaTAGTAGTATGACATATGAGAAGCTCAGCCGGGCCATGAG ATACTACTACAAACGAGAAATCCTGGAACGTGTGGATGGGCGACGGCTGGTCTATAAATTTGGGAAGAATGCTCGTGGATGGAGAGAAAATGAGAACTGA
- the Ehf gene encoding ETS homologous factor isoform X3, with the protein MILEGSGVMNLNPANNLLHQQPAWTESYPTCNVSSGFFGGQWHEIHPQYWTKYQVWEWLQHLLDTNQLDASCIPFQEFDISGEHLCSMSLQEFTRAAGSAGQLLYSNLQHLKWNGQCSSDLFQSTHNVIVKTEQTDPSIMNTWKEENYLYDPSYGSTVDLMDSKTFCRAQISMTTSSHLSVAESPDMKKEQDHPVKSHTKKHNPRGTHLWEFIRDILLSPDKNPGLIKWEDRSEGIFRFLKSEAVAQLWGKKKNNSSMTYEKLSRAMRYYYKREILERVDGRRLVYKFGKNARGWRENEN; encoded by the exons ATGATTCTGGAAGGAAGTGGTGTAATGAATCTCAACCCAGCCAACAACCTCCTCCACCAGCAGCCAGCCTGGACGGAAAGCTATCCTACATGCAACG TTTCCAGTGGCTTTTTTGGAGGTCAGTGGCATGAAATCCATCCTCAGTACTGGACCAAATACCAGGTGTGGGAATGGCTGCAGCACCTCCTGGACACCAACCAGCTGGATGCCAGCTGCATCCCTTTCCAGGAGTTTGACATCAGCGGAGAGCACTTGTGCAGCATGAGTCTACAGGAGTTCACGAGGGCTGCTGGCTCTGCTGGGCAGCTGCTCTACAGCAACTTGCAGCATCTCAAGTGGAATG GCCAGTGCAGCAGTGACCTTTTCCAGTCCACACACAATGTCATTGTCAAGACTGAACAAACTG ATCCTTCCATTATGAacacatggaaagaagaaaactatCTCTATGACCCCAGCTATGGTAGCACAGTAG ATTTGATGGATAGTAAAACTTTCTGCCGGGCTCAAATCTCCATGACAACCTCCAGTCACCTTTCAGTTG CAGAGTCACCTGATATGAAAAAGGAACAAGACCACCCTGTAAAGTCCCACACCAAAAAGCACA ACCCAAGAGGGACTCACTTATGGGAGTTCATTCGAGACATTCTTCTGAGCCCAGACAAAAACCCAGGGCTGATCAAATGGGAAGACCGTTCAGAAGGCATCTTCAGGTTCCTGAAGTCAGAGGCCGTGGCTCAGCTGTgggggaaaaagaagaacaaTAGTAGTATGACATATGAGAAGCTCAGCCGGGCCATGAG ATACTACTACAAACGAGAAATCCTGGAACGTGTGGATGGGCGACGGCTGGTCTATAAATTTGGGAAGAATGCTCGTGGATGGAGAGAAAATGAGAACTGA
- the Ehf gene encoding ETS homologous factor isoform X4: protein MILEGSGVMNLNPANNLLHQQPAWTESYPTCNVSSGFFGGQWHEIHPQYWTKYQVWEWLQHLLDTNQLDASCIPFQEFDISGEHLCSMSLQEFTRAAGSAGQLLYSNLQHLKWNGQCSSDLFQSTHNVIVKTEQTDPSIMNTWKEENYLYDPSYGSTVAESPDMKKEQDHPVKSHTKKHNPRGTHLWEFIRDILLSPDKNPGLIKWEDRSEGIFRFLKSEAVAQLWGKKKNNSSMTYEKLSRAMRYYYKREILERVDGRRLVYKFGKNARGWRENEN from the exons ATGATTCTGGAAGGAAGTGGTGTAATGAATCTCAACCCAGCCAACAACCTCCTCCACCAGCAGCCAGCCTGGACGGAAAGCTATCCTACATGCAACG TTTCCAGTGGCTTTTTTGGAGGTCAGTGGCATGAAATCCATCCTCAGTACTGGACCAAATACCAGGTGTGGGAATGGCTGCAGCACCTCCTGGACACCAACCAGCTGGATGCCAGCTGCATCCCTTTCCAGGAGTTTGACATCAGCGGAGAGCACTTGTGCAGCATGAGTCTACAGGAGTTCACGAGGGCTGCTGGCTCTGCTGGGCAGCTGCTCTACAGCAACTTGCAGCATCTCAAGTGGAATG GCCAGTGCAGCAGTGACCTTTTCCAGTCCACACACAATGTCATTGTCAAGACTGAACAAACTG ATCCTTCCATTATGAacacatggaaagaagaaaactatCTCTATGACCCCAGCTATGGTAGCACAGTAG CAGAGTCACCTGATATGAAAAAGGAACAAGACCACCCTGTAAAGTCCCACACCAAAAAGCACA ACCCAAGAGGGACTCACTTATGGGAGTTCATTCGAGACATTCTTCTGAGCCCAGACAAAAACCCAGGGCTGATCAAATGGGAAGACCGTTCAGAAGGCATCTTCAGGTTCCTGAAGTCAGAGGCCGTGGCTCAGCTGTgggggaaaaagaagaacaaTAGTAGTATGACATATGAGAAGCTCAGCCGGGCCATGAG ATACTACTACAAACGAGAAATCCTGGAACGTGTGGATGGGCGACGGCTGGTCTATAAATTTGGGAAGAATGCTCGTGGATGGAGAGAAAATGAGAACTGA